A single Longimicrobium sp. DNA region contains:
- the trxA gene encoding thioredoxin: MDATASRKATVACSSCGRLNRVDLSRASDRPKCGACGRPIALDRPLAVTDATFERVVAGSDVPVLVDFYADWCGPCKIMAPVLDAVAQARAGSVLVAKLDTDRNPAIARRFQIASIPTLIVFRGGREVGRELGAIPRPRLEALLDGATR; the protein is encoded by the coding sequence ATGGATGCAACCGCGTCGCGCAAGGCGACCGTCGCCTGCTCGTCGTGCGGGCGACTGAACCGCGTGGACCTGTCGCGCGCATCGGACCGGCCGAAGTGCGGCGCGTGCGGACGCCCGATCGCGCTCGACCGCCCGCTGGCGGTGACCGACGCCACCTTCGAGCGCGTGGTCGCCGGATCGGACGTGCCCGTGCTGGTGGACTTCTACGCCGACTGGTGCGGCCCCTGCAAGATCATGGCGCCGGTGCTTGACGCGGTGGCGCAGGCGCGCGCCGGCTCCGTGCTCGTCGCCAAGCTGGACACGGACCGCAACCCCGCCATCGCGCGCCGCTTCCAGATCGCCTCCATCCCCACCCTAATCGTCTTCCGCGGCGGGCGCGAGGTGGGCCGCGAGCTGGGCGCCATCCCCCGCCCGCGCCTGGAAGCGCTGCTGGACGGCGCGACGAGGTGA
- a CDS encoding metal-dependent hydrolase: MSFPPAHALIGAGLAEIAIAAKPLPRWKAWTLAGFLAVSPDFDIVLGLMTGRGASLHGTFSHSITAVVVLTLTVYAAAGGRWALVAGTGYGSHLLVDMLDESGPTNLMLGWPFTPAQPYAIGKLFPRVQFETGNGFKAAFYSLFDPPVLAKLFAQTLLAAAIFLALAGIAQLVRRRRLSRGGAR; the protein is encoded by the coding sequence ATGTCGTTTCCTCCCGCACACGCACTGATCGGCGCCGGGCTGGCCGAGATCGCGATCGCCGCGAAGCCGCTTCCGCGCTGGAAGGCGTGGACGCTGGCTGGCTTCCTGGCCGTGTCGCCCGACTTCGACATCGTGCTCGGGCTGATGACGGGGCGCGGCGCATCGCTGCACGGCACCTTTTCCCACAGCATCACCGCGGTGGTGGTGCTGACGCTGACGGTGTACGCGGCGGCCGGCGGAAGGTGGGCGCTGGTGGCGGGGACCGGCTACGGATCGCACCTGCTGGTGGACATGCTGGACGAAAGCGGGCCCACCAACCTGATGCTCGGCTGGCCCTTCACCCCGGCGCAGCCGTACGCCATCGGCAAGCTCTTCCCCAGGGTGCAGTTCGAGACGGGGAACGGATTCAAGGCGGCGTTCTACAGCCTCTTCGATCCGCCCGTCCTCGCCAAGCTGTTCGCGCAGACGCTGCTAGCGGCGGCCATCTTCCTGGCGCTCGCGGGGATCGCGCAGCTGGTGCGGAGGCGGCGCCTCAGCCGTGGCGGAGCGCGCTGA
- the mqnB gene encoding futalosine hydrolase, whose amino-acid sequence MRPIRPERNPCPEPPLNPASPAPLALLCSVPIECAALVDALDGRREELVGRKSAWSGHLDGVPVILFPCGMGKTNAAHGATALLESRPVRGVLGFGVGGAYPGSGLMLGDVALASRAVYGDEGVAAPDGWIDTGGIGIPLVELGGRSWFNAFDADAARVEAARRALEAAGMAARVGPFVTVSTCSGTDARGIELATRFGGLVEGMEGAALAHVATLYDVPFLELRAISNAVEDRDLSRWRLRDAADAAQRAVRVVVRAWDTPPEGRRP is encoded by the coding sequence ATTCGCCCGATCCGTCCCGAACGCAACCCGTGCCCGGAGCCGCCGCTGAATCCCGCCTCTCCCGCCCCGCTCGCGCTCCTCTGCTCCGTCCCCATCGAGTGCGCCGCCCTCGTGGACGCGCTGGACGGCCGGCGCGAGGAGCTCGTGGGCCGCAAGTCCGCGTGGAGCGGGCACCTGGACGGGGTGCCGGTCATCCTCTTCCCCTGCGGGATGGGGAAGACGAACGCCGCCCACGGCGCCACCGCGCTCCTCGAATCGCGGCCGGTGCGCGGCGTGCTGGGCTTCGGCGTGGGCGGCGCGTATCCCGGTTCAGGGTTGATGCTGGGCGATGTCGCCCTCGCCTCGCGCGCCGTCTACGGCGACGAAGGGGTGGCCGCCCCGGACGGTTGGATCGACACGGGGGGGATCGGCATCCCCCTGGTGGAGCTCGGCGGCCGGAGCTGGTTCAACGCCTTCGACGCGGATGCGGCCCGCGTCGAGGCGGCGCGCCGTGCCCTGGAGGCGGCGGGGATGGCGGCGCGCGTGGGACCGTTCGTCACCGTCTCCACCTGCTCCGGCACCGATGCCCGCGGCATTGAGCTCGCCACGCGCTTTGGCGGCCTGGTGGAGGGGATGGAAGGCGCGGCGCTGGCGCACGTCGCCACGCTGTACGACGTTCCCTTTCTGGAGCTGCGCGCCATCAGCAACGCCGTCGAGGACCGCGATCTCTCCCGCTGGCGCCTCCGCGACGCTGCCGACGCGGCGCAACGGGCCGTGCGCGTGGTCGTCCGTGCGTGGGACACGCCACCGGAGGGGCGTAGACCGTAG
- a CDS encoding transglycosylase SLT domain-containing protein — protein MGRTRRRFTDSPECAQRYRRAYDGAGDRSIDGERRVSEGLQVRRRQHGGLMQGLRRTPLRDGLVGLAIVGGAAPLAMSRLDALRTDRSHESIVPTVGNIVPLTNGAVGQAWRDATNEVEAKATEQVAAKSVERDAFIQQKIERYKDMGLDRKLAESIYDLALEEKIDPDIAFGLVRTESEFKATAQSHVGAVGLTQLMPATARWMRPGTQVADLRKPEVNLSIGFRYLSELIEKYDGDKELALLAYNRGPGTVDRVLKRGGNPDNGYAKAVFTGEGVHR, from the coding sequence GTGGGCCGCACCCGCCGCCGCTTCACCGACTCGCCGGAGTGCGCGCAGCGCTATCGCCGCGCCTACGACGGAGCCGGTGACCGCAGCATCGACGGCGAGCGCCGCGTGAGCGAGGGGCTGCAGGTCCGCCGCCGGCAGCATGGCGGGCTGATGCAGGGCCTCCGCCGCACACCGCTCCGCGACGGGCTCGTGGGGCTGGCGATCGTGGGCGGCGCCGCGCCGCTGGCGATGTCGCGCCTGGACGCCCTGCGCACCGACCGGTCGCACGAGTCGATCGTCCCCACCGTGGGGAACATCGTCCCGCTCACGAACGGCGCGGTAGGTCAGGCCTGGCGCGACGCCACCAACGAGGTGGAAGCCAAGGCTACCGAGCAGGTGGCGGCCAAGTCGGTCGAGCGCGACGCGTTCATCCAGCAGAAGATCGAGCGCTACAAGGACATGGGGCTCGACCGCAAGCTGGCGGAGAGCATCTACGACCTCGCCCTGGAGGAGAAGATCGACCCGGACATCGCGTTCGGGCTGGTGCGCACCGAGAGCGAGTTCAAGGCCACCGCGCAGAGCCACGTGGGCGCCGTCGGCCTCACGCAGCTGATGCCCGCCACCGCCCGCTGGATGCGCCCGGGGACGCAGGTCGCCGACCTGCGCAAGCCGGAGGTCAACCTCTCGATCGGCTTCCGCTACCTGTCTGAGCTGATCGAGAAGTACGACGGCGACAAGGAGCTGGCGCTCCTGGCCTACAACCGCGGCCCCGGCACCGTGGACCGCGTGCTGAAGCGCGGCGGCAACCCGGACAACGGCTACGCCAAGGCCGTTTTCACCGGCGAGGGCGTGCACCGATAG
- a CDS encoding diguanylate cyclase, whose translation MSDTPTTVFVADDNASILHGLERALRASGYAVHTATNGHAIMRLLEAAPQPPDLVLLDVMMPEMSGLDVLRRLRTEPRWADVPVVLITATNDGALPVSALRDGAVDFLTKPFRLDELLARVHSHVLRNRELRRVREQARIRLETIDLIRELNRVVTADEMFHLVTSRTAQILGVARCSVLVVEKGETEVRIAASSQGQPEDSLGLHLEDYPEVAEALRTGQPVKVRDADSSPLFDGVRGDWAARGFVRPLRSSIVVPFAIAEGMTGLFVERATVDEPALGEEAAELAVRVVEAIVQACDRVQVFQRLVEQRERAHDIANTDELTGCSTRRSLLLYLQGELDAARERGEPVSVAVLDLDHFKQINDTCGHIAGDAVLRALGAWLTAEGAARPHDRAGRYGGDEFVAVLPGTGPAGARRFAERARKHISSIPFVFGDVAVRATLSAGIASWPDCDAATGEEIIAVADAALYTAKERGRDQVCLPPELGVG comes from the coding sequence ATGAGCGACACCCCCACCACGGTCTTCGTTGCCGACGACAACGCGTCCATCCTCCACGGGCTGGAGCGGGCGCTGCGGGCGAGCGGCTACGCCGTGCACACGGCCACCAACGGCCACGCCATCATGCGGCTGCTGGAGGCGGCCCCCCAGCCGCCCGACCTGGTGCTGCTGGACGTGATGATGCCGGAGATGAGCGGCCTGGACGTGCTGCGCCGCCTCCGCACGGAGCCGCGCTGGGCGGACGTGCCCGTGGTGCTGATCACGGCCACCAACGACGGCGCGCTCCCCGTCTCCGCGCTGCGCGACGGGGCGGTCGACTTCCTCACCAAGCCCTTTCGCCTGGACGAGCTGCTGGCGCGCGTGCACTCGCACGTCCTGCGCAACCGCGAGCTGCGCCGGGTGCGCGAGCAGGCCCGCATCCGCCTGGAGACGATCGACCTGATCCGCGAGCTGAACCGCGTGGTCACGGCCGACGAGATGTTCCACCTGGTGACCTCGCGCACCGCCCAGATCCTGGGCGTGGCGCGATGTTCCGTGCTGGTGGTGGAAAAGGGGGAAACGGAGGTGCGCATCGCCGCCTCCTCGCAGGGCCAGCCCGAGGACAGCCTCGGGCTGCACCTGGAGGACTACCCCGAAGTGGCGGAAGCGCTTCGTACGGGCCAGCCGGTGAAGGTTCGCGACGCGGATTCTTCCCCCCTCTTCGACGGGGTGCGCGGCGACTGGGCGGCGCGCGGCTTCGTGCGCCCGCTGCGCTCCTCCATCGTGGTCCCCTTCGCCATCGCGGAGGGGATGACGGGGCTCTTCGTGGAGCGCGCCACGGTGGACGAGCCGGCGCTGGGCGAGGAGGCGGCGGAGCTGGCGGTGCGCGTGGTGGAGGCGATCGTCCAGGCGTGCGACCGCGTGCAGGTCTTTCAGCGGCTGGTGGAGCAGCGCGAGCGCGCCCACGACATCGCCAACACGGACGAGCTCACCGGGTGCTCCACGCGTCGCTCGCTCCTCCTGTACCTGCAGGGGGAGCTGGACGCGGCGCGCGAGCGGGGCGAGCCGGTGAGCGTGGCGGTGCTGGACCTGGACCACTTCAAGCAGATCAACGACACCTGCGGCCACATTGCCGGCGACGCGGTGCTGCGTGCCCTGGGCGCCTGGCTCACGGCCGAGGGTGCCGCGCGCCCGCACGACCGCGCCGGCCGCTACGGCGGCGACGAGTTCGTGGCGGTGCTCCCCGGCACGGGGCCGGCGGGCGCGCGGCGCTTCGCCGAGCGGGCGCGGAAGCACATCTCCTCCATCCCCTTCGTCTTCGGCGACGTGGCGGTGCGCGCCACCCTCAGCGCCGGCATCGCCTCCTGGCCCGACTGCGACGCCGCCACCGGCGAAGAGATCATCGCCGTGGCCGACGCGGCGCTCTACACCGCCAAGGAGCGCGGCCGAGACCAGGTGTGCCTGCCCCCGGAGCTGGGGGTGGGATAA
- a CDS encoding serine hydrolase translates to MENLLSRIIRRSIAGRLHFAVLAMAALAACSSPPPENPWTPGRIAGMPLRHKLAQMVVARVAVPASGLPAALADTPRVGGIELAGGGAERAAVLLDSLRRGWPVPPLVVARLERGVGAVLDGGTELPAPSELGPAVINTRAAQAVAAEAKAVGIDLAVIPGPRLPGPSGGVPGDVTTTGGPAATAEFLRDLRAAGLPALVTALDPPRWASGAVPPILRWDRAALEAGGLAALRSAVQDSVMGVQLGWVALPALTGDSVPLPLSPVAGAGVVRRDMAFDGLLVAEVGPGSPLRARFGAGAPVAAIAGGADLLVGVDDPAAVVRTLASAVERGTLSAARVEEAVRRIFAAKARLGVDRPRQDSLSTVRAALRGAEALGLAEELHGRAVNVAGTAPATLLRGCTRTVLVLPKNMHLPVFTAELARRSRGLAALGTPWVARRGPLSALTAWPANDAPCVVAVALPGAAPRVVDRLPGVAIPVDTVKRDSTTAPADTASRRIVYVTFLPAPGDSLPQVPSAVLAWGTGPEAQRAAARAVSGVLEREEVAPRPLAWPAARTLQRAPAKEAGMSADSLARIDRLMRKAIDDGIFTSAAVAVGRRGKLVKITGYGRTGGVPVDPETTLFDLASLTKVVGTTAAAMALVDDRQLPLDAPVRRYVPLFRGGEKSDVTIRHLLTHTSGLPAGADLYADARDPEQALRRVYRTPLVYSPGEKMEYSDFGMITMAEVVRRRAEVPVDQFLARRVYGPLGMQSTQYDPPVALVQPITVPTALRSQRPYTIDGVVHDANAFRLGGVTGHAGLFSTARDIAVYAQTMLNGGAYGARRVWSPRTVRIFAAPQGLPGKRGLGWDKPGPRSSAGDYLSSSSFGHLGFTGTSVWIDPQRDMFVIILTNRTYDGGTTGEIYRVRQTVNTAAVLSITDVKITPRPGTIAAQPKPKPKPKPKPRRPPRRPRGRRG, encoded by the coding sequence ATGGAAAACTTGCTTTCGCGCATCATCCGCCGTTCCATCGCGGGACGGCTCCACTTCGCGGTGCTCGCGATGGCGGCGCTCGCCGCCTGCTCGTCGCCCCCGCCGGAAAATCCCTGGACGCCGGGACGCATCGCCGGCATGCCACTGCGCCACAAGCTGGCGCAGATGGTGGTCGCGCGCGTGGCGGTCCCCGCCTCCGGACTCCCCGCCGCCCTCGCGGATACGCCGCGGGTGGGAGGGATCGAGCTGGCGGGGGGCGGGGCGGAGCGCGCGGCCGTCCTCCTGGATTCGCTGCGGCGCGGGTGGCCGGTGCCGCCGCTGGTGGTGGCGCGGCTGGAGCGCGGTGTGGGCGCGGTGCTGGATGGCGGCACGGAGCTTCCCGCGCCGTCCGAGCTGGGCCCCGCCGTCATCAACACCCGCGCCGCGCAGGCCGTCGCCGCGGAGGCGAAGGCGGTGGGCATCGACCTCGCGGTGATCCCCGGCCCGCGTCTGCCCGGCCCCTCTGGAGGCGTGCCGGGCGACGTCACCACTACCGGGGGCCCCGCGGCGACGGCCGAGTTCCTCCGCGACCTGCGGGCGGCGGGGCTCCCCGCCTTGGTCACCGCGCTCGACCCGCCGCGCTGGGCCTCCGGAGCCGTCCCGCCGATCCTGCGCTGGGACCGCGCCGCGCTGGAGGCCGGAGGGCTGGCGGCGCTCCGCTCCGCGGTGCAGGACAGCGTGATGGGGGTGCAGCTCGGCTGGGTGGCGCTCCCCGCGCTCACGGGCGACTCCGTTCCGCTCCCCCTGTCGCCGGTGGCGGGGGCGGGCGTGGTGCGCCGCGACATGGCCTTCGACGGGCTCCTGGTGGCCGAAGTGGGCCCCGGCAGCCCCCTCCGCGCCCGCTTCGGGGCCGGGGCCCCGGTCGCGGCCATCGCGGGGGGCGCGGACCTGCTGGTGGGAGTGGACGATCCCGCCGCCGTGGTGCGAACGCTGGCCTCCGCGGTGGAGCGGGGCACGCTCTCCGCCGCGCGGGTGGAGGAGGCCGTGCGGCGCATCTTCGCCGCCAAGGCGCGGCTGGGGGTGGATCGCCCGCGCCAGGACTCACTCTCCACCGTGCGCGCCGCCCTGCGTGGAGCGGAGGCGCTCGGGCTGGCGGAGGAGCTCCACGGGCGCGCCGTGAACGTGGCGGGCACGGCGCCCGCCACCCTCCTGCGCGGCTGCACTCGGACCGTCCTCGTCCTTCCCAAGAACATGCATCTCCCCGTCTTCACCGCCGAGCTGGCGCGCCGCTCGCGCGGGCTGGCAGCGCTGGGGACGCCGTGGGTGGCGCGCCGCGGCCCGCTCTCCGCGCTGACGGCGTGGCCCGCCAACGATGCGCCCTGCGTGGTAGCCGTCGCGCTGCCCGGGGCGGCGCCGCGCGTGGTGGACCGGCTCCCCGGTGTCGCCATCCCGGTGGACACGGTGAAGCGCGACAGCACCACCGCCCCCGCGGACACGGCCTCGCGCCGCATCGTCTACGTCACCTTTCTCCCCGCGCCCGGCGACTCGCTTCCCCAGGTCCCCTCGGCGGTGCTGGCGTGGGGCACGGGGCCGGAGGCGCAGCGGGCGGCGGCGCGCGCGGTATCTGGCGTGCTGGAGCGTGAGGAGGTGGCGCCGCGGCCGCTCGCCTGGCCTGCCGCCCGCACGCTGCAGCGCGCCCCCGCCAAGGAGGCCGGGATGAGCGCCGACTCTCTGGCCCGCATCGACCGGCTGATGAGGAAGGCGATCGACGACGGGATCTTCACCAGCGCGGCGGTGGCGGTGGGGCGGCGGGGGAAGCTGGTGAAGATCACGGGCTACGGCCGCACCGGCGGCGTCCCGGTGGACCCCGAGACCACCCTGTTCGACCTCGCGTCGCTCACCAAGGTGGTGGGCACGACGGCCGCGGCGATGGCGCTGGTGGACGACCGCCAGCTCCCGCTGGACGCGCCGGTGCGGCGGTACGTGCCGCTCTTCCGCGGGGGCGAAAAGAGCGACGTCACCATCCGCCACCTCCTCACCCACACCTCCGGCCTCCCCGCCGGCGCGGACCTGTACGCCGACGCACGCGACCCGGAGCAGGCGCTGCGGCGGGTCTACCGAACTCCGCTCGTCTACAGCCCGGGCGAGAAGATGGAGTACAGCGACTTCGGGATGATCACCATGGCCGAGGTCGTGCGGCGGCGAGCGGAGGTGCCGGTGGACCAGTTCCTGGCGCGGCGCGTCTACGGCCCGCTGGGGATGCAGTCTACGCAGTACGATCCCCCCGTCGCGCTGGTGCAGCCGATCACGGTACCCACCGCGCTCCGCTCGCAGCGGCCGTACACCATCGACGGTGTGGTGCACGACGCGAACGCCTTCCGGCTGGGGGGCGTGACGGGCCACGCGGGGCTCTTTTCGACAGCCCGCGACATCGCGGTCTACGCGCAGACGATGCTGAACGGCGGAGCGTACGGCGCCCGGCGCGTGTGGTCGCCGCGCACGGTGCGCATCTTCGCGGCGCCGCAGGGGCTCCCCGGCAAGCGCGGCCTGGGGTGGGACAAGCCCGGCCCCCGCTCGTCCGCGGGCGACTACCTCTCGTCCAGCTCCTTTGGGCACCTGGGCTTCACCGGCACCTCCGTCTGGATCGATCCACAGCGCGACATGTTCGTGATCATCCTTACCAACCGCACGTACGACGGCGGCACCACCGGCGAGATCTACCGCGTGCGCCAGACGGTGAACACCGCCGCCGTGCTGTCCATCACGGACGTCAAGATCACCCCCCGCCCCGGCACCATCGCCGCGCAGCCCAAGCCGAAGCCGAAGCCCAAGCCGAAGCCGCGCAGGCCGCCGCGCCGGCCGCGGGGGCGGCGCGGGTAG
- the gyrA gene encoding DNA gyrase subunit A, whose translation MADDITPPDSNEFAEQPTGGSKVLPRLIEDEMRESFIDYSMSVIVQRALPDVRDGLKPVHRRILFAMHEAGLAPNRPYRKSATVVGDVLGKYHPHGDSAVYDSLVRMVQDFSLRYPLVDGQGNFGSIDGDSAAAYRYTEARLAPLATELLADIDKETVDFSPNFDDRQVEPRVLPARVPNLLVNGSSGIAVGMATNIPPHNLREVVGACIHLIDNPEATSTDLQAFVRGPDFPTGGVIYGREGIREAYETGRGRVVIRARAQIEEREDGRGDRIIVTEIPYQVNKARLIEHIAELVRDRKLEGISDLRDESDKRIRIVIDLRRDAIPHIVLNQLYKHTTMQSTFGVIMLALVDGVPRVLKLREMVYHFLQHRHEVLRRRSEFELRKAREREHILEGLKIAVDHIDEVIAIIRGSETTEEAGISLRTRFTLSNRQSDAILNMRLARLTGLEIEQLEGELAEVRATIADLVDILGNEARRLEIIKEELREVADRYGDERRTEILGDAGSFSIEDLIPDEEMVITVSHAGYIKSQPVAAYRAQARGGRGISGVTTKEADWVEHLFLARTHDYLMFFTREGQCYWLKVHEIPQGSRGSRGKPVVNLINVEPDEKIAALVPVREFAHDKHLIFATRKGVVKKTALAAYGNPRKVGLNAINVLEGDELISVQVSDSSCEVILATYEGMAIRFPQGRIREMGRATTGVRGIALQGDDRVVGMVVTKPGPTLLVVTETGMGKRTDVEAYRLQGRGGKGVINIRTTDKTGRVVAIMEVHPGDELMVITRQGVINRQPVNGIRVIGRNTQGVKLINLGPKDTVMDVARVVNEDAVPEPIVSEAEETTEIVPSAALEEDLGLDEELEDDDAVDADDVDDEELPEDDYTDDHLDSLGDLDDEV comes from the coding sequence ATGGCCGACGACATCACCCCGCCCGATTCGAACGAGTTCGCGGAGCAGCCCACCGGCGGATCCAAGGTCCTTCCGCGGCTGATCGAGGACGAGATGCGCGAGTCGTTCATCGACTATTCGATGAGCGTCATCGTGCAGCGCGCCCTTCCCGACGTGCGCGACGGGCTGAAGCCGGTGCACCGCCGCATCCTCTTCGCCATGCACGAGGCGGGGCTCGCCCCCAACCGCCCGTACCGCAAGAGCGCCACGGTCGTCGGCGACGTGCTGGGCAAGTACCACCCGCACGGCGACAGCGCCGTGTACGACTCGCTCGTGCGCATGGTGCAGGACTTCTCCCTGCGCTACCCGCTGGTGGACGGGCAGGGGAATTTTGGCTCCATCGATGGCGACAGCGCGGCGGCCTACCGCTACACGGAGGCCCGCCTCGCCCCGCTGGCCACCGAGCTGCTGGCCGACATCGACAAGGAGACGGTCGACTTCTCACCCAACTTCGACGACCGGCAGGTGGAGCCGCGCGTGCTGCCGGCGCGCGTTCCCAACCTGCTGGTCAACGGCTCCAGCGGGATCGCGGTGGGGATGGCCACCAACATCCCCCCGCACAACCTGCGGGAGGTGGTGGGGGCGTGCATCCACCTGATCGACAACCCGGAGGCCACCAGCACGGACCTGCAGGCCTTCGTGCGCGGGCCGGATTTCCCCACCGGGGGCGTGATCTACGGGCGCGAGGGGATCCGCGAGGCGTACGAGACGGGGCGCGGGCGCGTGGTGATCCGCGCTCGGGCGCAGATCGAGGAGCGCGAGGACGGGCGCGGCGACCGCATCATCGTCACCGAGATCCCGTACCAGGTCAACAAGGCGCGTCTCATCGAGCACATCGCCGAGCTGGTGCGCGACCGCAAGCTGGAGGGGATCAGCGACCTGCGCGACGAGAGCGACAAGCGCATCCGCATCGTCATCGACCTGCGGCGCGACGCCATCCCCCACATCGTGCTGAACCAGCTGTACAAGCACACCACCATGCAGAGCACCTTTGGGGTGATCATGCTGGCGCTGGTGGACGGGGTTCCGCGCGTTCTCAAGCTGCGGGAGATGGTCTACCACTTCCTGCAGCACCGCCACGAGGTGCTGCGCCGCCGCAGCGAGTTCGAGCTGCGCAAGGCGCGCGAGCGGGAGCACATTCTGGAAGGGCTCAAGATCGCCGTCGACCACATCGACGAGGTGATCGCCATCATCCGCGGCTCGGAAACCACGGAAGAGGCGGGGATCAGCCTGCGCACGCGCTTCACGCTCAGCAACCGCCAGTCGGACGCCATCCTCAACATGCGCCTGGCCCGCCTCACGGGGCTGGAGATCGAGCAGCTGGAGGGCGAGCTGGCCGAGGTGCGCGCCACCATCGCGGACCTGGTGGACATCCTGGGGAACGAGGCGCGCCGCCTGGAGATCATCAAGGAAGAGCTGCGCGAGGTGGCCGACCGCTACGGCGACGAGCGACGCACCGAGATCCTGGGCGACGCGGGCTCCTTCTCCATCGAGGACCTGATTCCCGACGAGGAGATGGTGATCACCGTCTCGCACGCCGGCTACATCAAGAGCCAGCCGGTGGCGGCGTACCGGGCGCAGGCGCGCGGCGGGCGTGGCATCAGCGGGGTGACGACCAAGGAAGCGGACTGGGTGGAGCACCTGTTCCTGGCGCGCACCCACGACTACCTGATGTTCTTTACCCGCGAGGGGCAGTGCTACTGGCTCAAGGTGCACGAAATTCCGCAGGGGTCGCGCGGGAGCCGTGGCAAGCCCGTGGTGAACCTGATCAACGTGGAGCCGGACGAGAAGATCGCCGCGCTGGTGCCGGTGCGTGAGTTCGCGCACGACAAGCACCTGATCTTCGCCACCCGCAAGGGCGTGGTGAAGAAGACGGCGCTCGCCGCCTACGGAAACCCGCGCAAGGTGGGCCTGAACGCCATCAACGTCCTTGAGGGCGACGAGCTGATCTCCGTGCAGGTCTCGGACAGCAGTTGCGAGGTGATCCTGGCGACCTACGAGGGGATGGCGATCCGCTTTCCGCAGGGGCGCATCCGCGAGATGGGGCGCGCGACGACGGGCGTGCGCGGCATCGCGCTGCAGGGCGACGACCGCGTGGTGGGGATGGTGGTCACCAAGCCCGGCCCCACGCTGCTGGTGGTCACCGAGACGGGGATGGGGAAGCGCACCGACGTGGAGGCGTACCGCCTGCAGGGCCGCGGCGGCAAGGGCGTGATCAACATCCGCACGACGGACAAGACGGGGCGCGTGGTGGCGATCATGGAGGTGCACCCGGGCGACGAGCTGATGGTCATCACACGCCAGGGCGTCATCAACCGCCAGCCGGTGAACGGGATCCGCGTGATTGGCCGCAACACGCAGGGTGTGAAGCTGATCAACCTGGGGCCCAAGGACACGGTGATGGACGTGGCGCGCGTGGTGAACGAGGACGCCGTCCCGGAGCCCATCGTCTCCGAGGCCGAGGAAACGACGGAGATCGTGCCTTCCGCCGCGCTCGAGGAGGACCTGGGCCTCGATGAGGAGCTGGAGGACGACGACGCCGTTGACGCGGACGACGTGGACGACGAGGAGCTTCCAGAGGACGACTACACGGACGACCACCTGGACTCGCTCGGCGACCTGGACGACGAAGTCTGA
- a CDS encoding S8 family peptidase: MRFNRTSLLLATAVTLAACSDQTPTAMKAPSEGARLYQAAPGRGIEGQYIVVLNEGADPRSVAAVAQVSPRFVYTAALNGFAAELNQGQVNALQNNPAVAYIEEDQIVDAATTQSGATWGIDRIDQRSRPLSGTYNYTNTASNVRAYIIDTGVRATHSEFRKTDGTTRAQNNYNATGDGNSSDCNGHGTHVAGTVGGKTYGVAKAVLIRAVKVFTCSGSSANSIIIAGIDWTTSNHIKPAVANLSLGGGASQATDDAVNRLSNAGVYVAVAAGNENTDACTRSPARASTVTTVASSTSSDAKSSFSNWGSCVELYAPGSSITSAWYGSDTQTNTISGTSMASPHVAGVGALYKGTYGDASYSTIRSWIINNSTTGVITGNVTGTPNRLLYKAAL; the protein is encoded by the coding sequence ATGCGCTTCAACCGTACTTCGCTGCTGCTGGCGACCGCCGTCACGCTGGCCGCCTGCTCGGACCAGACCCCCACCGCCATGAAGGCGCCCTCCGAGGGCGCGCGCCTCTACCAGGCCGCGCCGGGCCGCGGCATCGAGGGGCAATACATCGTCGTCCTCAACGAGGGCGCCGATCCGCGCTCCGTGGCGGCGGTGGCGCAGGTGAGCCCGCGCTTCGTCTACACGGCCGCCCTCAACGGCTTCGCGGCCGAGCTCAACCAGGGCCAGGTCAACGCGCTGCAGAACAATCCGGCCGTGGCGTACATCGAGGAAGACCAGATCGTCGACGCCGCCACCACGCAGAGCGGCGCCACCTGGGGGATCGACCGCATCGACCAGCGCTCGCGCCCGCTGAGCGGCACGTACAACTACACCAACACCGCCTCCAACGTCCGCGCGTACATCATCGACACGGGCGTGCGCGCCACGCACAGCGAGTTCCGCAAGACGGACGGCACCACCCGCGCCCAGAACAACTACAACGCCACGGGCGACGGCAACTCCAGCGACTGCAACGGGCACGGCACGCACGTGGCCGGCACCGTCGGCGGCAAGACGTACGGCGTGGCCAAGGCCGTGCTGATCCGCGCGGTCAAGGTGTTCACCTGCTCCGGCAGCAGCGCCAACTCCATCATCATCGCCGGCATCGACTGGACGACCAGCAACCACATCAAGCCGGCGGTCGCCAACCTGTCGCTGGGCGGCGGCGCGAGCCAGGCCACCGACGACGCGGTCAACCGTCTCTCCAATGCGGGCGTCTACGTGGCGGTGGCGGCGGGCAACGAGAACACGGACGCCTGCACCCGCTCCCCGGCCCGCGCCTCCACGGTGACCACGGTGGCCTCCTCCACCAGCTCGGACGCCAAGTCGTCGTTCAGCAACTGGGGGAGCTGCGTGGAGCTGTACGCGCCGGGCAGCAGCATCACCTCCGCGTGGTACGGCAGCGACACGCAGACGAACACCATCAGCGGCACCTCGATGGCCTCGCCGCACGTTGCCGGCGTGGGCGCGCTCTACAAGGGCACCTACGGCGACGCGTCGTACTCCACGATCCGCAGCTGGATCATCAACAACTCCACCACCGGCGTGATCACCGGCAACGTGACCGGCACGCCGAACCGCCTGCTGTACAAGGCGGCGCTGTAA